A genomic stretch from Gemmatimonadaceae bacterium includes:
- the cysS gene encoding cysteine--tRNA ligase: MAEFRLYNTLTRSVDPFEPVDMDTVCMYTCGPTVYNPAHLGNFRTFLFEDLLRRIIRLRGWDVEQVMNITDVDDKIIKRASERGLTIAEVTEPVMAMFHADREFLRIEKAEKYPRATEHLPEMIDLVGKLIERELAYQAEDGSVYYAIGRFEGYGKLSRLDTREIKAGARVAQDDYTKENVQDFALWKAAKPEDEKAGAAWDSPWGRGRPGWHLECSAMAMKYFGHTMDIHCGGVDLVFPHHEDEIAQSEGATGEPFSRFWCHGEFLLTEGSKMAKRVGNVATVNDLREQTVSPAAFRHFVFSTHYRKQLNLSPEALEASVEGVRRVGDFVERLESGEAGTPELAALAESAENEARNAFFDDLNAPEALGALFRFIRGANAELDKRGSDKAALERARKAFAVINGVLDIVPAGAEDPELRKFVEGKLAERKKARAERDFAKADRIRDELVAAGIEIKDGPSGTSWKKLS; this comes from the coding sequence ATGGCCGAATTCCGCCTCTACAACACGCTCACCCGCAGCGTCGATCCGTTCGAGCCCGTCGATATGGACACGGTATGCATGTACACCTGCGGCCCCACGGTCTACAACCCCGCCCACCTGGGAAATTTCCGGACCTTTCTGTTCGAGGATTTGCTCCGGCGCATCATTCGGCTCCGCGGGTGGGACGTGGAGCAGGTGATGAACATCACCGACGTTGACGACAAGATCATCAAGCGGGCGAGTGAGCGCGGTCTGACGATCGCTGAAGTCACCGAGCCGGTGATGGCGATGTTCCACGCCGACCGCGAATTCCTGCGCATCGAGAAGGCGGAGAAGTATCCACGCGCGACGGAACACCTCCCGGAGATGATCGATCTGGTTGGCAAGCTCATCGAGCGAGAGCTCGCGTATCAGGCGGAGGATGGGTCGGTCTATTACGCGATCGGCAGATTCGAGGGCTATGGAAAGCTGTCGCGACTGGATACCCGGGAGATCAAGGCGGGAGCGCGGGTCGCGCAGGACGATTACACGAAGGAAAACGTGCAGGACTTCGCCCTGTGGAAAGCCGCGAAGCCGGAGGACGAGAAGGCCGGTGCCGCGTGGGATTCACCATGGGGTCGCGGCCGGCCCGGCTGGCATCTCGAGTGCTCTGCGATGGCAATGAAGTACTTCGGTCACACTATGGACATCCACTGCGGTGGAGTCGACCTAGTGTTTCCTCACCACGAGGATGAGATCGCGCAATCCGAAGGCGCGACAGGGGAGCCGTTCTCGCGCTTCTGGTGTCATGGCGAGTTCCTTCTCACCGAAGGCAGCAAGATGGCGAAGCGTGTCGGCAACGTCGCGACGGTGAATGATCTGCGCGAGCAGACCGTGTCGCCTGCCGCGTTCCGTCATTTCGTTTTTTCGACGCACTACCGGAAGCAGCTCAACCTTTCGCCCGAGGCCCTCGAGGCGTCTGTAGAAGGCGTGCGTCGTGTCGGCGATTTTGTCGAGAGACTCGAGAGCGGGGAAGCGGGAACGCCCGAGCTCGCGGCGCTGGCGGAGAGTGCAGAGAATGAAGCTCGGAATGCGTTCTTCGACGATCTCAATGCGCCGGAGGCTCTCGGCGCTCTGTTTCGTTTCATTCGCGGCGCGAACGCGGAGCTCGACAAGCGTGGAAGCGACAAGGCAGCGCTCGAGCGAGCGCGAAAAGCGTTCGCTGTAATCAACGGGGTGCTCGACATCGTTCCGGCAGGTGCGGAAGACCCGGAGCTTCGGAAGTTCGTCGAGGGGAAGCTCGCTGAGAGGAAGAAGGCGAGGGCCGAGCGCGATTTTGCCAAGGCAGACCGGATTCGTGACGAGCTCGTTGCCGCCGGTATCGAGATCAAGGATGGTCCGTCAGGGACGAGCTGGAAGAAGCTGAGCTGA
- a CDS encoding ATP-binding cassette domain-containing protein, with translation MPALSIHSLRKSFLFGHRQAPQRREALRGVDLDVERGEIVAVIGDKGCGKTTLLLCAAGLLRPDSGSIHWYGTRFAGGGCHPNLVYIPAVPTYYPFLTVRDVLSQHSRRDNKRFTSGRTIEELSQRVSLAGKLATSVIELEASEVKLLAIAQAIIEDPKVIVLDGTLDTLEGASSLVRQVIGEERSHCPTLIIASRHPHAVVGAATRVVVMHAGRVTASFSAECNDGSSAGRIAFADIEATVRQIAERVH, from the coding sequence ATGCCGGCGCTTTCCATTCACTCGCTTCGCAAGAGTTTTCTTTTTGGTCACCGCCAGGCGCCACAGCGACGCGAGGCTTTACGTGGCGTGGACCTCGATGTGGAGCGGGGCGAGATCGTTGCAGTAATCGGAGACAAGGGCTGCGGGAAGACGACTCTCCTTCTGTGCGCCGCCGGACTGCTGCGTCCTGATTCCGGCTCGATTCACTGGTATGGAACGCGTTTCGCCGGGGGCGGTTGCCATCCGAATCTCGTCTACATCCCGGCCGTCCCGACCTACTATCCATTTCTGACCGTCCGTGATGTGCTGAGTCAGCACAGTCGGCGCGATAACAAACGCTTCACTTCCGGGCGCACGATTGAAGAGTTATCGCAGCGTGTTTCACTCGCGGGCAAGCTCGCAACATCGGTGATCGAGCTCGAGGCGTCGGAGGTCAAGCTGCTCGCCATCGCTCAGGCAATCATTGAGGATCCGAAAGTCATCGTGCTCGACGGCACACTCGATACTCTGGAGGGTGCATCCAGCCTCGTCAGGCAAGTGATCGGAGAGGAACGTTCTCATTGCCCGACACTGATTATTGCTTCGCGGCACCCGCATGCGGTTGTCGGCGCAGCAACGCGCGTTGTCGTGATGCATGCGGGGCGGGTGACGGCATCCTTCAGCGCCGAATGCAATGACGGGTCATCGGCCGGGAGAATTGCCTTCGCCGACATCGAGGCGACCGTGCGGCAAATTGCCGAGCGGGTGCACTGA
- the sdaAA gene encoding L-serine ammonia-lyase, iron-sulfur-dependent, subunit alpha: protein MYRALADAIRDAEAREQTLAQVAIDQEARDQGRPAEEIRAVLARALVVMRSAIGDGLTGDLRSASGLVGGDAAKLRMGPPGPLADTPFRDILSRALAVQEVNAAMGVIVAAPTAGGAGILPAVMTGLAKAKSVSEEKLVDGLATAGLIGAVIAERASLSGAEGGCQAETGAAAAMAAGAATEMLGGAPGQVGHAVALTMQGMLGLVCDPLGGLVELPCVFRNATGSAIALAGIEMAMAGITFAIPVDEVIDVMGEIGREMDVRYRETAGGGLAATPTGRRLAKERLYQIRRSPE, encoded by the coding sequence ATGTACCGCGCGCTTGCTGACGCGATTCGCGATGCCGAAGCTCGCGAGCAGACGCTGGCTCAGGTCGCGATCGACCAGGAAGCAAGAGATCAGGGAAGACCGGCCGAGGAGATCAGGGCAGTACTTGCACGGGCACTGGTAGTGATGCGGAGTGCGATTGGCGATGGCCTGACCGGCGATCTGCGATCCGCGTCGGGTCTCGTGGGAGGAGATGCGGCGAAGCTCAGGATGGGACCGCCGGGTCCGCTCGCGGATACACCGTTTCGTGACATCCTTTCCCGCGCGCTTGCGGTTCAGGAAGTCAATGCTGCAATGGGTGTCATCGTCGCGGCACCGACGGCTGGAGGAGCCGGAATTCTTCCCGCGGTGATGACGGGGCTGGCAAAAGCAAAATCGGTTTCCGAGGAAAAGCTGGTGGATGGACTGGCGACCGCCGGGCTGATCGGAGCGGTGATCGCCGAAAGGGCGTCGCTTTCCGGCGCGGAGGGCGGTTGTCAGGCAGAAACCGGCGCGGCGGCCGCTATGGCCGCGGGTGCCGCGACCGAGATGCTGGGAGGCGCTCCAGGACAGGTGGGACACGCGGTAGCTTTGACGATGCAGGGAATGCTGGGGCTGGTCTGCGATCCGTTGGGTGGACTTGTCGAGCTCCCGTGCGTTTTTCGCAATGCAACGGGCTCGGCAATCGCGCTGGCTGGGATCGAAATGGCGATGGCGGGGATCACCTTTGCCATCCCGGTGGACGAGGTGATCGACGTGATGGGCGAGATTGGCCGGGAGATGGACGTGCGTTACCGCGAAACCGCCGGCGGCGGCCTCGCGGCAACGCCCACGGGAAGGCGATTGGCGAAGGAGCGGCTTTACCAGATTCGACGGTCGCCCGAGTAG
- a CDS encoding AI-2E family transporter — translation MKLAPMLTTVILTILLLWMVGSTSGVFILLFIAVILSLYLGAVTDFLRTRGRVPERLAFFLAVVGTVVALVGLIALLVPPVMEQTRSLLAVLPAYITAWEQGIDRFAARFPALRGVWTPGEHQALYAIYERLSATAGNLAPKVFSLVHVFIDIFAVMVMSIYLALHPGVYREWLIALFPPVHRDLVRDVLRDLADTLRSYIVAQLTAMAVLAALTAIGLYLLDVPYALTFGIFTGLVAIIPFFGTLLSTTIPALFVLSGPGGGTHALWVIALGVVVHLIEGNLVAPLVMSQKIELPPVLTIMSVLVIGKLLGPLGLVIAVPTLATIMVIVRRILINRIYEGKGFRKSTRDRMFVLRVPAPDGGVLVPPSRVDDILRYKEAGNGVPPVSVVVKLA, via the coding sequence ATGAAACTCGCGCCGATGCTGACGACGGTGATCCTCACCATCCTGCTTCTCTGGATGGTGGGGTCGACGTCCGGTGTCTTCATCCTTCTTTTCATCGCTGTAATCCTGTCGCTCTACCTCGGTGCAGTAACCGATTTTCTGCGCACCCGGGGAAGAGTTCCCGAGCGGCTGGCATTCTTCCTCGCGGTAGTCGGGACGGTCGTCGCTCTGGTTGGCCTCATCGCGCTTCTCGTGCCGCCGGTGATGGAGCAAACGCGCTCGCTGCTCGCTGTACTGCCAGCCTACATCACGGCATGGGAGCAAGGCATCGACCGGTTCGCCGCGCGATTCCCGGCCCTCAGAGGCGTGTGGACTCCCGGGGAACACCAGGCGCTGTACGCGATCTACGAGCGATTGTCCGCGACGGCCGGCAACCTCGCGCCGAAGGTCTTTTCGCTGGTGCACGTCTTCATCGACATCTTCGCTGTGATGGTCATGAGCATCTACCTCGCGCTTCACCCCGGAGTGTACCGCGAGTGGCTCATTGCGCTGTTCCCGCCCGTTCATCGCGACCTTGTGCGCGACGTGCTGCGTGACCTCGCCGACACGCTCCGCTCGTACATCGTCGCTCAGCTCACGGCAATGGCGGTGCTCGCCGCGCTTACCGCAATCGGCCTCTACCTGCTCGACGTGCCGTACGCGCTGACCTTCGGAATCTTCACCGGCCTCGTGGCGATCATTCCGTTCTTCGGGACGCTCCTCTCCACGACCATCCCCGCTCTCTTCGTGTTGAGTGGCCCAGGCGGCGGAACTCATGCACTCTGGGTCATCGCCCTCGGAGTGGTGGTGCATCTGATCGAGGGCAATCTCGTCGCGCCGCTGGTGATGTCGCAGAAGATCGAGCTGCCTCCGGTTCTCACGATCATGTCCGTGCTGGTGATCGGGAAGTTGCTTGGCCCTCTCGGGCTCGTTATCGCTGTGCCGACGCTTGCCACGATCATGGTCATCGTGCGCCGCATCCTGATCAACCGCATCTACGAGGGGAAGGGATTCAGGAAGAGCACGCGCGACCGGATGTTCGTCTTGCGAGTCCCTGCGCCGGACGGTGGGGTGCTCGTCCCGCCGTCTCGAGTGGACGACATACTCCGCTACAAGGAAGCCGGTAACGGCGTGCCTCCTGTCTCGGTGGTGGTGAAGCTCGCGTAG
- a CDS encoding PspA/IM30 family protein, producing the protein MSIFDRLARLFRSNVNDLIAQAEQPEKMLNQIIIDMRSQLVKAKQQVAAAIADEKRLQDQTAAELREAEEWEHRAMLAVKENRDDLAKQALMRRGEHVSRGQQMQLTWEAHKQETDRLKESLRGLNDNIEEANRKKNLLIAKQRRAEAQKRISETMSSISEKSAFEAFARMEEKIDQNERQIRAHAEIEGEFSGDRLAHDFKQLESSAGNATADAQLLALKQKMGLIAAPAPDNTRQLGTGTPEEEEIPEAEEIPDEKTTT; encoded by the coding sequence ATGAGCATCTTCGACCGTTTAGCCCGTCTCTTTCGCTCCAATGTCAATGACCTGATCGCTCAGGCGGAACAGCCTGAGAAGATGTTGAATCAGATCATCATCGACATGCGCTCGCAGCTGGTGAAAGCGAAGCAGCAGGTCGCCGCCGCCATCGCCGATGAGAAGCGCCTTCAGGACCAGACGGCTGCCGAGCTTCGTGAGGCGGAGGAATGGGAGCATCGCGCGATGCTCGCAGTGAAGGAGAATCGCGACGATCTCGCCAAGCAGGCGCTTATGCGCCGCGGCGAGCACGTGTCACGCGGACAGCAGATGCAGCTTACCTGGGAAGCGCACAAACAGGAAACCGACCGTCTCAAGGAATCGCTGCGCGGCCTCAACGACAACATCGAGGAAGCGAACCGCAAGAAGAATCTCCTCATCGCCAAGCAGCGTCGCGCCGAGGCGCAGAAGAGAATTTCCGAGACGATGTCGTCGATCTCCGAGAAATCCGCTTTCGAGGCCTTTGCGCGGATGGAAGAGAAGATCGATCAGAACGAGCGGCAGATCCGCGCTCACGCGGAGATCGAGGGCGAGTTCAGCGGCGATCGCCTCGCGCATGACTTCAAGCAGCTCGAGTCGAGCGCCGGGAACGCGACAGCCGATGCGCAGCTCCTGGCACTCAAGCAGAAGATGGGTCTCATTGCAGCGCCGGCGCCCGACAATACGAGGCAGCTGGGCACCGGTACACCTGAAGAAGAGGAGATTCCGGAAGCAGAAGAGATTCCGGACGAGAAAACAACCACTTGA